The following proteins are co-located in the Pedobacter sp. FW305-3-2-15-E-R2A2 genome:
- a CDS encoding TlpA disulfide reductase family protein, with protein MELMLNMMLAKPLSTENENLLDASAQNTAITFAEVGNLAKAQYWANQIKEKEWKNSTCLAIVRTLIEKGRLADVEGIIKPIINAPELKGGGALFSAAEKQQFAYQYGVVLYKQRKYKEALVYLTPVTEKQKREGSSIYVLALIHSGDTILAFDELNKLLRKPGYHDEEFKSAAKELFIKKYGNEERFRVLMDSVVMDQDRRMRERVVKMKVNEPAPDFEIKDVNGKSVSLKSLRGKTVFLDFWATWCIPCVGSFPGMQKAVDYYKNDSSVVFMFIHTAEKNLNAVEDAKKIIASKKYSFDVFMDLKDKESGRNPVASIFKVSSLPTKLVIDKEGIIRFKNIGYIGLDEAIPEIKTMIEMSSN; from the coding sequence ATGGAATTGATGTTGAACATGATGCTCGCTAAGCCTTTGAGTACTGAAAACGAAAACTTATTGGATGCCAGTGCCCAGAACACTGCAATTACATTTGCTGAAGTAGGAAATCTGGCCAAAGCCCAGTATTGGGCAAATCAAATTAAAGAAAAAGAATGGAAAAATTCAACCTGTCTGGCTATTGTGAGAACACTCATCGAAAAGGGGCGCCTTGCAGATGTAGAAGGGATAATTAAGCCCATTATTAATGCCCCAGAATTAAAGGGGGGCGGAGCCCTGTTTTCTGCTGCCGAAAAACAACAATTTGCTTATCAGTATGGAGTTGTCCTTTACAAACAAAGAAAATATAAAGAAGCTTTGGTTTACCTGACTCCTGTAACCGAAAAACAAAAAAGGGAGGGTTCTTCAATTTATGTACTTGCTTTGATTCATTCCGGTGATACAATCCTCGCTTTTGATGAGCTGAACAAACTACTCCGTAAACCTGGTTATCATGATGAAGAATTTAAGTCTGCTGCAAAAGAATTGTTCATTAAGAAGTATGGGAATGAAGAGCGGTTTCGGGTATTAATGGATTCTGTAGTAATGGATCAAGATAGGCGTATGCGCGAAAGAGTGGTCAAAATGAAGGTGAATGAACCTGCCCCAGACTTTGAAATTAAAGATGTAAACGGCAAGAGCGTTTCTTTAAAAAGCCTGAGAGGAAAAACTGTTTTCCTGGATTTTTGGGCAACCTGGTGTATTCCTTGTGTAGGCTCATTTCCTGGCATGCAGAAAGCTGTAGATTATTATAAAAACGACAGTTCTGTAGTATTTATGTTCATCCATACCGCAGAGAAAAATTTAAATGCTGTTGAAGATGCTAAGAAAATTATTGCAAGCAAAAAGTATTCATTCGATGTTTTCATGGACTTAAAAGATAAAGAGTCAGGTAGGAATCCTGTGGCTTCAATTTTTAAAGTATCCAGTTTACCCACAAAGCTGGTTATTGATAAAGAAGGAATAATAAGATTTAAAAACATAGGATATATTGGCCTGGATGAAGCAATTCCTGAAATTAAAACTATGATTGAAATGTCAAGTAATTAG
- a CDS encoding potassium channel family protein, with protein sequence MKRIINKVKDYWHSDTSFITLLVMLFFMVFIMPILLEGAVVDILFLNILFLALYFIGIFSSEDKWNIYLSSFLFLAHLILLMIRFDDTPKEYYLIERLVGLINMSLFIFINVRLLFRNAERNIFRVIGAVNVYLLFALMGAFAFEILKIQTGKSIAGNISLQNNDTDYAAYVYYSLVSLTTVGYGDIYPDGMASRMLSVLLSAVGILYPAVVIARLVTNNIVSNKKK encoded by the coding sequence TTGAAACGGATCATCAATAAAGTAAAGGATTATTGGCACTCAGATACCAGCTTTATCACATTATTGGTAATGCTCTTTTTTATGGTATTCATTATGCCAATTTTGTTAGAGGGAGCTGTAGTAGACATCTTGTTTTTAAATATTTTATTCCTGGCGCTCTACTTTATTGGGATTTTTTCAAGCGAAGACAAGTGGAATATATATTTATCATCATTTCTGTTCTTAGCGCATTTGATTTTGCTGATGATTAGATTTGACGATACGCCCAAAGAATACTATTTGATAGAGCGTTTAGTTGGGCTTATTAATATGAGTTTGTTCATTTTTATTAATGTTAGATTATTATTTCGAAATGCAGAACGCAATATTTTTAGAGTAATAGGAGCCGTAAATGTCTACCTCTTATTTGCCTTAATGGGTGCCTTTGCTTTTGAGATTTTAAAAATTCAAACCGGTAAATCAATAGCTGGTAATATTAGTTTGCAAAATAACGATACGGATTATGCCGCTTATGTTTATTATAGCCTGGTATCGTTAACTACTGTGGGCTATGGCGATATTTACCCCGATGGAATGGCCTCACGTATGCTTTCAGTTTTGCTCTCTGCAGTTGGTATCCTATATCCTGCCGTGGTTATTGCGAGGTTGGTTACAAATAACATTGTAAGTAACAAAAAAAAATAG
- a CDS encoding sigma-70 family RNA polymerase sigma factor has protein sequence MPSYTEHIDKALVDLLKDSNQNAFKEIYNRYNGLLFAYAFKRLQVKDEAKDVIQEVFIGLWENREHFILKTYLSGFLYKSVLNKILNIWKHKRVIRHHVLSQALQLDVDSVETDFLIREKDIAALVEKEIAAMPPRMREIYGLKYKQYLSVKQIATELNISENTVATQLQRASAHLKNKLGLLIFVIHILQR, from the coding sequence ATGCCAAGTTATACCGAACATATAGATAAAGCGCTTGTTGATTTATTGAAAGACAGTAATCAAAATGCTTTTAAAGAGATCTATAATCGTTATAACGGCCTGCTGTTTGCCTACGCGTTCAAGAGGTTACAAGTAAAAGATGAGGCGAAGGATGTGATTCAGGAAGTTTTTATTGGGCTTTGGGAAAATCGGGAGCATTTCATTCTAAAAACCTACCTGTCTGGATTTCTCTATAAATCCGTTCTAAACAAAATACTCAATATTTGGAAACACAAACGAGTAATCCGGCATCATGTACTTAGCCAGGCGTTGCAACTTGATGTGGATTCTGTCGAAACTGATTTTCTTATCCGGGAAAAGGATATTGCAGCCCTGGTAGAAAAGGAAATTGCTGCTATGCCACCACGGATGCGAGAGATTTATGGTTTGAAATATAAGCAATACTTGTCAGTAAAACAGATCGCAACAGAATTGAACATATCCGAGAATACTGTCGCTACCCAGCTACAGCGCGCTTCTGCGCATTTGAAGAATAAGCTGGGTTTGTTAATTTTTGTCATTCACATCCTACAGAGATGA
- a CDS encoding FecR family protein, producing the protein MDNRQINDLLDKLALESFNAKEEQQALMYIHKFNSDSSTGLTDDEFFKAESEMWEVINRSSRPNHFRWFRNYAAAAVATIIFAAGLYYYTSSSLGGTNLVSYTRDIPAGKDGATLTLGNGKKIAISEASVGLLVDDPDITITKTDNGMIVYKVKSSYGDVTEYNTLETSNGQQSQIILPDNSKVFLNAGSSIKYPSSFSHLKERRVELSGEAYFEISKDKNHPFIIKSNHQDVKVLGTHFNINSYGNERATKTTLIEGSVLINNKYILKPGELAINSDGKWDVMPADIDLELAWKNNDFYFRETAMENVMKQIARWYNIEVEYSDPRLKSITISGIISRTKPISIVLETLGAAGKMRFKIDGRNVTAMPQ; encoded by the coding sequence ATGGATAATCGTCAAATTAATGATTTATTGGATAAACTAGCGTTAGAGAGCTTTAATGCCAAAGAAGAGCAACAGGCGCTTATGTATATCCATAAGTTCAATTCGGATAGTTCTACCGGTTTAACGGATGATGAATTTTTTAAGGCTGAATCCGAGATGTGGGAAGTAATCAATCGGAGTAGCAGACCCAATCATTTCAGGTGGTTTCGGAATTATGCCGCTGCTGCAGTTGCCACAATTATATTCGCAGCTGGTCTTTATTACTATACCAGTTCAAGTTTAGGGGGAACAAATCTGGTTTCCTACACAAGAGACATTCCTGCGGGTAAAGACGGGGCTACTTTAACATTGGGAAATGGAAAAAAGATAGCTATTTCTGAGGCATCGGTTGGACTGTTAGTTGACGACCCCGATATCACGATTACCAAAACCGATAATGGGATGATTGTTTACAAGGTGAAGTCTTCATATGGTGATGTTACCGAATACAATACCTTAGAGACGAGCAACGGTCAACAGAGTCAGATCATCCTGCCTGACAATTCTAAAGTTTTTTTAAATGCAGGATCTTCCATAAAGTATCCCTCATCTTTTTCTCATTTAAAAGAAAGACGGGTTGAACTTTCTGGCGAGGCCTACTTCGAGATCTCGAAGGATAAAAATCATCCTTTTATAATAAAATCGAATCATCAGGATGTTAAAGTTTTAGGGACTCATTTTAATATAAATAGCTATGGTAATGAGCGCGCTACAAAAACTACTTTAATAGAAGGAAGTGTGCTGATAAATAATAAGTATATACTTAAACCAGGGGAACTGGCTATCAATAGTGATGGTAAATGGGATGTTATGCCAGCGGATATAGATTTGGAACTAGCCTGGAAGAACAATGATTTTTATTTCAGAGAAACGGCTATGGAGAATGTCATGAAACAAATTGCAAGATGGTATAACATCGAGGTAGAATACAGTGATCCCCGGTTAAAATCAATAACCATAAGCGGTATTATATCTCGTACTAAACCAATTTCTATTGTACTGGAAACGCTAGGAGCAGCTGGAAAAATGCGCTTTAAAATAGATGGACGTAATGTTACTGCGATGCCACAATAA
- a CDS encoding SusC/RagA family TonB-linked outer membrane protein — protein MKLVIIILIASLMQVSAVGFAQKVSLNEKNAMLESTFKKIRLQTGYDFVYDSKLIDFNKKVSLEIRNMDLENALSLILDGQNLSFEIRDKVIVLAKKSPSLLKKIISEFTAQDINGIVLDEKGLPLPGANVKLKGQDRSVKSNGRGAFILQGVVPGEVLQVSYVGYENFEVTLTEELLRKGVLGINLKPTAASLAEVSIVNTGYQKLSREKITGSVTTVGSAELEKRNSTNIMQNLEGLIPGLVQTRLRTTIRGVSTLDDSMRGILYVVDGLPIEGGINQINPYDVESVSVLKDAAAAAIYGARASNGVIVITTKRAKEVGKTVVEVSGNVSITEKPDYSYQNWMSPAQQVDYESNYYKWWFNGGGNGGATVDDPIGDFESRISTSNFITPIAYAYYQQKKGTINQAQVDEVLNNLKKNDFLAQYKDNAIQTGLTQQYNFALRTNNGKNQNSLVVNYTTFNNGGNNNTTGGVTTGSNLALINSFNKTLNLFYKGTYNVGKWLDLDYGINSIIGKIRTHNSEWANDPSNVPAYYKLLNDDGSRAYYYTSRFNGYNEINKERNPALASFMFNHLDELERDFNTNSTLNTRYYVNLNIKPFQGFTISPMFQVEDGRSTSSTYSEPESYTMRIIQNAYTTRTGTAGNYVYDNLLPQGGKLGTSQLRGTNYTARVQANYNKTFGKHGVIALIGSEFRQTLVHTGTRGILLGYEDQLQTGTNMVNYESLYAINKGAIWDVNYPTRQYHFNQISFDQISNSTSSINPDETKHRYGSGYANITYTYDHKYNIFGSARKDYADLFGGDEKYRGRPLWSAGASWIASKEGFLKDIKAINYLKLRASYGFTGNTRNVTAFLAATTSTNPITQLPNANVSNPPNPQLRWEKTATINIGTDFSLLENRLRGAIDGYRRVGTDLFAFKRMDPSEGFTEMTINNASMVNKGLELSLAYDWFRPEIRDGFGWSSNVTGSLNNNKVTSVDELTKDPFTLAAGGSFKVGYPVASIFAFRFAGLSATGVPQFFNAAGQPTTGTLGPSDADAIAYMGNEDPKYNLSVNNDFSYKGFTLSVFAIYQGGNYFRARQVPIGYPGPGYNQTPSYVLDGWSPTNTNTDVPASGQFYQVPLNNQYYLSDNLVRRADFFKIRNIVLGYAIPREMASKIKASNLRLRLQIDNPNIAWYKQKDIRIDAETAGARIPTSFVLGLNANF, from the coding sequence ATGAAACTAGTCATAATTATTCTCATTGCCTCCCTAATGCAGGTTTCTGCTGTCGGGTTTGCTCAAAAGGTCTCATTGAATGAAAAGAACGCTATGTTGGAATCTACCTTCAAAAAAATAAGGTTACAGACAGGATACGACTTCGTTTATGATTCAAAACTTATTGACTTCAATAAAAAAGTGAGTTTGGAGATAAGGAATATGGATCTGGAAAATGCCTTGTCCCTAATTCTGGATGGACAAAATCTCTCATTTGAAATAAGAGATAAGGTCATTGTTTTAGCGAAGAAATCACCTTCACTTCTGAAAAAAATAATCAGCGAATTTACTGCGCAGGATATCAATGGCATTGTGCTCGACGAGAAAGGACTTCCCTTGCCAGGAGCAAATGTCAAATTAAAAGGTCAAGACAGAAGTGTAAAGTCAAATGGACGCGGGGCCTTTATTCTTCAGGGTGTTGTGCCTGGAGAAGTATTGCAGGTATCGTATGTTGGTTATGAAAATTTTGAGGTTACGCTTACTGAAGAATTGCTTCGTAAAGGCGTTTTAGGAATTAATTTAAAACCTACTGCCGCAAGCTTAGCAGAAGTAAGTATAGTAAACACAGGGTATCAAAAGCTGAGTAGGGAGAAAATAACGGGTTCAGTAACCACAGTTGGGAGTGCTGAACTTGAAAAAAGAAACAGTACCAATATTATGCAGAACCTTGAGGGCTTAATCCCTGGACTTGTACAAACTCGTCTACGTACAACGATCAGAGGTGTAAGTACTTTAGATGATAGCATGCGTGGAATTCTTTATGTAGTGGACGGACTGCCGATAGAAGGGGGGATCAATCAAATTAACCCATACGATGTGGAGAGTGTGAGCGTACTTAAAGATGCTGCCGCTGCTGCAATTTATGGTGCCAGGGCTTCTAATGGGGTAATTGTCATCACCACAAAAAGAGCCAAAGAAGTTGGTAAGACGGTGGTGGAAGTTTCCGGTAACGTCAGTATTACTGAAAAACCGGATTATAGCTATCAAAACTGGATGAGCCCGGCTCAGCAGGTTGATTATGAAAGCAATTATTATAAATGGTGGTTCAATGGTGGCGGAAACGGAGGGGCGACTGTAGACGACCCTATCGGCGATTTCGAAAGCAGAATCTCCACATCGAATTTCATTACCCCTATTGCATACGCTTATTATCAGCAAAAAAAAGGAACGATTAACCAGGCTCAGGTTGATGAGGTGTTGAATAATCTGAAGAAAAACGATTTTCTTGCTCAATATAAAGATAACGCTATTCAAACCGGACTTACACAACAGTATAATTTTGCGTTAAGGACCAATAATGGAAAAAATCAAAATAGCCTGGTTGTAAATTACACGACTTTTAATAATGGGGGTAACAATAACACAACAGGTGGTGTTACTACCGGGAGTAATCTGGCACTCATCAATTCCTTTAATAAAACACTGAATCTCTTTTACAAAGGAACCTATAACGTTGGGAAATGGTTAGATCTGGATTATGGGATAAATAGTATTATTGGAAAAATAAGAACACATAACAGTGAGTGGGCGAATGATCCGAGTAACGTGCCTGCTTATTATAAGCTGTTGAATGATGATGGTTCAAGAGCCTATTATTATACCAGCCGTTTTAATGGTTATAATGAGATTAACAAAGAACGAAATCCTGCCTTAGCCTCATTTATGTTTAATCACCTGGATGAGCTGGAACGCGATTTCAATACTAACTCGACGTTAAATACAAGGTATTATGTAAACCTGAACATTAAACCTTTTCAAGGCTTTACCATATCACCTATGTTTCAGGTGGAAGATGGCCGCAGCACATCGTCGACTTATTCAGAACCAGAGAGTTATACGATGCGAATTATCCAAAATGCATATACTACCCGTACAGGTACAGCGGGGAATTATGTGTATGATAATCTACTGCCACAAGGAGGTAAACTGGGAACTTCTCAGCTTAGAGGCACAAATTATACCGCAAGAGTACAGGCCAATTACAATAAAACGTTCGGAAAGCATGGGGTAATTGCGCTGATTGGTAGCGAGTTTCGTCAGACATTAGTCCACACTGGAACAAGAGGGATTTTGTTAGGCTATGAAGACCAATTGCAGACAGGAACAAATATGGTCAATTATGAATCATTATATGCGATCAACAAAGGAGCGATCTGGGACGTAAACTATCCGACCCGTCAATACCATTTCAATCAGATCTCTTTCGATCAAATTTCAAATTCCACATCTTCAATAAACCCAGATGAAACAAAACACCGATATGGTTCTGGATATGCAAACATTACTTATACCTATGATCATAAGTACAACATTTTTGGCTCTGCAAGAAAAGATTATGCTGATTTGTTTGGAGGTGATGAAAAATATCGGGGAAGGCCACTGTGGTCTGCCGGTGCTTCATGGATAGCCTCGAAAGAGGGCTTTCTGAAAGATATTAAGGCCATCAACTATCTGAAATTAAGAGCTTCCTATGGGTTCACCGGAAATACAAGGAATGTTACTGCATTTCTTGCTGCCACAACATCAACCAATCCTATCACCCAATTGCCAAATGCAAATGTATCAAATCCACCTAATCCGCAACTGCGTTGGGAAAAAACTGCAACGATTAATATTGGAACCGATTTTTCCCTTCTTGAAAATCGCTTGAGAGGAGCAATTGACGGGTACAGACGTGTGGGGACTGATTTGTTTGCATTTAAACGTATGGATCCCTCTGAAGGGTTTACTGAAATGACCATTAATAATGCAAGTATGGTGAATAAAGGTTTGGAATTGAGCTTAGCATATGATTGGTTCAGGCCTGAAATTCGTGATGGATTTGGATGGTCTTCAAATGTTACGGGGTCTTTGAACAACAATAAGGTAACTAGCGTTGACGAACTAACAAAAGATCCCTTCACTTTGGCCGCCGGCGGTTCCTTCAAAGTAGGTTACCCTGTTGCATCCATTTTTGCATTCCGGTTCGCTGGTTTGAGTGCTACAGGTGTACCTCAATTCTTTAATGCAGCTGGCCAGCCAACAACTGGCACACTTGGACCAAGTGATGCAGATGCTATAGCCTATATGGGAAATGAAGACCCTAAGTATAACCTTTCAGTCAATAATGATTTTAGTTATAAAGGTTTTACCCTGAGTGTTTTTGCAATTTACCAGGGAGGGAATTATTTTAGAGCAAGGCAGGTGCCAATTGGATATCCTGGTCCGGGCTACAATCAAACCCCTTCTTACGTTTTAGATGGATGGTCACCAACCAATACCAATACAGATGTACCTGCTAGTGGTCAATTTTACCAGGTTCCGCTTAATAATCAATACTACTTATCTGATAACCTGGTACGCAGGGCGGATTTTTTCAAAATCAGGAACATTGTCTTAGGTTATGCAATCCCTCGCGAAATGGCGTCGAAAATTAAAGCTTCTAACCTACGATTACGTTTGCAGATTGACAATCCAAACATTGCGTGGTATAAGCAGAAGGACATCCGTATCGATGCGGAGACGGCTGGGGCAAGGATTCCAACTTCTTTTGTTTTAGGTCTCAATGCTAATTTTTAA
- a CDS encoding RagB/SusD family nutrient uptake outer membrane protein: MKKILSFVAVIIMALLSGCAKYTDITPKGQNLLNRINDLDLLMNINYSGSAYDYIRQTMLINDNYLLADNVPNVISGVQRMSKILLTYDETGDRASLAATDDIYEGLYGTISKVANIVIIMGDQATGDAQLIKQLKAEAYILRAFLHYRLVNIYAKAYDPATAASDGGIPYVTDINFDRINEKKTVKEVYDNLLSDLDAGISSGALLNTPKNSMRIAKGFAYGVKAQVLLSMRNYSAALDAANEALKYNSTLEDHRPLLAINPIAARSLNRVGVSASDNVLYAYGSSIDPSILTASPEVLTNYETGNIIKDRTETYNYQYGQLFVGLPDSPAWLAINYQGNSAGMTTSDLILMKAECLIRTNKIDEGMIELNKIRVRRIDPANYTTLYATTEAQAMAYLQKTSRVEFIFTIRNFINIKRWNREGKYQQTITRTVNGKTYTLPTDSKLYIFPFPQSATQFNETLTQNY, translated from the coding sequence ATGAAAAAAATATTATCCTTTGTAGCCGTGATCATCATGGCCTTGTTGTCTGGGTGTGCAAAATATACAGATATCACCCCTAAGGGACAAAATTTACTGAACCGTATAAATGACCTCGATCTGTTGATGAATATCAATTATTCCGGATCGGCTTATGATTACATCAGGCAGACTATGCTGATCAACGATAATTATCTGCTCGCTGATAATGTACCAAATGTGATTTCTGGAGTCCAGCGCATGAGTAAAATTCTGCTGACTTACGATGAGACTGGAGATAGAGCAAGTCTGGCTGCCACTGATGATATCTACGAGGGGCTTTATGGAACCATCTCAAAAGTAGCAAACATTGTCATCATCATGGGAGATCAGGCAACTGGAGATGCTCAGCTGATCAAACAGTTGAAAGCAGAAGCTTATATTTTAAGGGCATTTTTACATTACCGACTGGTCAATATATATGCTAAAGCATATGATCCGGCAACAGCGGCAAGTGATGGGGGTATACCTTATGTAACAGATATTAATTTTGATAGAATTAATGAGAAGAAGACCGTAAAAGAAGTTTACGACAACCTATTAAGTGATCTTGATGCTGGAATTTCTTCTGGAGCGCTGCTCAACACACCAAAGAATAGTATGCGTATTGCAAAAGGCTTTGCTTACGGTGTAAAAGCACAGGTCCTGCTATCTATGAGGAACTATTCAGCTGCCCTTGATGCAGCAAATGAAGCTTTGAAATACAATAGTACATTGGAAGACCACCGACCTTTGCTAGCCATAAATCCTATAGCTGCCCGCTCTCTTAATCGAGTTGGTGTTAGTGCTTCAGATAATGTGTTATATGCCTATGGAAGTAGCATTGATCCATCCATTCTAACCGCATCACCAGAGGTATTGACAAATTACGAAACCGGGAACATCATTAAAGACCGGACTGAAACATACAATTACCAGTATGGTCAGTTGTTTGTCGGTTTGCCTGACAGTCCCGCCTGGCTGGCAATTAATTATCAGGGAAACTCTGCCGGAATGACAACTTCCGATTTGATTTTGATGAAAGCTGAGTGCCTGATCAGAACAAATAAAATTGATGAAGGCATGATTGAGCTGAACAAAATTCGTGTGCGTCGTATAGATCCTGCTAATTATACTACGCTTTATGCTACTACAGAAGCACAGGCGATGGCTTATCTACAAAAAACCTCAAGGGTAGAATTTATTTTTACGATCAGGAATTTTATCAATATCAAAAGGTGGAACAGGGAAGGTAAGTACCAGCAAACTATTACAAGAACAGTAAACGGCAAAACATATACTTTACCGACTGATTCTAAGTTGTACATATTCCCTTTTCCTCAAAGTGCAACACAATTTAATGAGACCTTAACCCAGAATTACTAA
- a CDS encoding TlpA disulfide reductase family protein gives MKKNTNAICILVISICTFLIFGNAAAQQNSVLNIGDQAPPLKYSKWIKGEPVNSLNGEQLYVLEFWATWCGPCKQAMPHLTKLQQQYKGEISFIGVGIWEKVPEGKPYESSLPAVEKFVKGNDANMGYSVIADNNEQFMGNNWMKAAGENGIPSTFIVKDGKIIWIGHPNSLDSILPEMLAGKYDMEAFKTRFTKSAASARKQNAELMAAFTPLQDAMKAKEYSKALELIEQLKLSQPDYKTMMDGMKFKVLLEMDEQKAMNFARHWHKELNSASSIVLGDVYNRDGLSKDTYLWTANSFGNIDTLTNPMLLDALATCFFKGGDFKNAINCQEMALKLARIALKDGTMVGSIMDYTVTDYEAKLKQYKAQL, from the coding sequence ATGAAAAAGAACACTAACGCCATTTGTATATTGGTCATTTCCATCTGTACATTCTTAATTTTTGGGAATGCAGCTGCGCAGCAAAATAGTGTATTAAATATAGGAGATCAGGCGCCTCCGCTAAAATATTCCAAATGGATTAAAGGTGAGCCGGTTAATTCCTTAAATGGAGAACAATTGTACGTGCTGGAATTTTGGGCCACATGGTGTGGACCCTGTAAGCAAGCAATGCCACACTTAACTAAGCTGCAGCAGCAATACAAAGGTGAAATTTCGTTTATTGGCGTAGGAATATGGGAGAAGGTGCCTGAGGGCAAGCCCTATGAATCCTCATTGCCTGCTGTAGAGAAATTTGTAAAAGGCAATGATGCCAATATGGGCTATTCTGTTATTGCAGATAACAATGAGCAGTTTATGGGGAACAATTGGATGAAAGCAGCAGGAGAGAATGGCATCCCATCTACATTTATTGTAAAGGATGGTAAAATTATATGGATCGGCCATCCAAATTCACTGGATAGCATTTTGCCAGAAATGCTGGCAGGTAAGTACGATATGGAAGCGTTTAAAACCAGATTTACAAAAAGTGCAGCATCTGCAAGAAAACAGAATGCCGAATTGATGGCTGCTTTTACCCCTCTGCAGGATGCAATGAAAGCTAAGGAATATTCAAAAGCACTTGAGTTGATTGAACAGTTAAAACTATCGCAACCCGATTATAAAACGATGATGGATGGCATGAAATTCAAAGTTTTGTTGGAAATGGATGAACAAAAAGCAATGAATTTTGCCAGGCACTGGCATAAAGAACTAAATTCAGCTTCTTCAATTGTGCTCGGTGATGTTTACAATAGGGATGGTTTATCCAAAGATACCTATCTGTGGACAGCGAATAGTTTTGGGAATATTGATACCTTAACGAATCCAATGTTGCTGGATGCATTGGCAACTTGTTTTTTTAAAGGCGGCGACTTTAAAAATGCTATAAATTGCCAGGAAATGGCATTGAAATTAGCCAGAATAGCTTTAAAGGATGGTACGATGGTAGGAAGTATAATGGACTACACAGTTACTGATTACGAAGCTAAGTTGAAACAGTACAAAGCCCAATTATAA
- a CDS encoding alpha-L-fucosidase, with amino-acid sequence MVHNGKGIDEKSEYPWKESRGIGMSYGYNKFETADDYSSSKKIIDLLINKVGNRGNLLLNIGLDANGLIPVVMQESLLNIGEWLNLNGEAIYGSSAWEKRPSQATSLCFL; translated from the coding sequence ATGGTACACAATGGAAAAGGAATAGATGAAAAGAGTGAATATCCTTGGAAAGAAAGCCGCGGCATCGGGATGTCTTATGGATATAATAAATTTGAAACAGCTGATGACTATTCCAGCTCAAAAAAAATAATTGATTTACTGATCAATAAAGTTGGGAACCGCGGTAATTTACTGTTGAATATTGGTCTTGATGCCAATGGCCTTATACCAGTAGTAATGCAGGAGAGCCTTCTCAATATTGGCGAGTGGTTAAATCTGAATGGAGAGGCCATTTATGGTAGTTCTGCATGGGAAAAACGCCCCAGTCAAGCGACAAGTCTGTGTTTTTTATGA
- a CDS encoding AraC family transcriptional regulator, which produces MTNPAEILPGVIFYSYLSAERKDKVCFWNHHTLVLMVSGQLHLETADQRLELKAGEMLLVGKNQLGTLTKTPLPGQAYESIVICLQEDLLRKIALEEQIDTSPKYVGPSNVPVPSDPFLLGYFQSIIPYAQATAGTLTEDMGILKVKEGVKLLLHSLPQLRSYLFDFAEPHKIDLERFMMTNFHFNVPIERFARLTGRSLAGFKRDFAKTFGVPPRQWLLDKRLKAAKHLIEQKHQKPSAIYLDLGFESLPHFSRSFKQKFGKAPSMI; this is translated from the coding sequence ATGACCAATCCAGCTGAAATACTTCCCGGCGTGATCTTCTATTCCTATCTCTCCGCAGAACGGAAAGATAAAGTATGCTTCTGGAACCATCATACGCTGGTATTGATGGTTTCCGGGCAACTTCATTTAGAAACGGCCGACCAGCGCCTGGAGCTCAAAGCAGGCGAAATGCTGCTGGTAGGTAAAAATCAGCTGGGTACACTAACTAAAACACCTCTTCCCGGACAAGCCTATGAAAGTATCGTTATTTGCCTTCAGGAAGATCTGTTGCGCAAAATAGCACTGGAAGAACAGATCGACACCAGTCCTAAATATGTCGGCCCATCAAACGTGCCCGTTCCCTCCGATCCATTTCTTCTTGGCTATTTTCAATCCATTATTCCTTACGCACAGGCCACAGCAGGAACGCTCACAGAAGATATGGGTATCCTCAAAGTCAAAGAAGGCGTTAAACTATTATTACATAGCCTGCCGCAATTGAGGTCATATTTATTCGATTTTGCAGAACCTCATAAAATTGATCTGGAGCGCTTTATGATGACCAATTTTCATTTTAACGTTCCGATTGAAAGATTTGCGCGGCTCACCGGACGCAGCCTGGCAGGTTTTAAACGCGACTTTGCAAAAACGTTTGGCGTACCGCCCCGTCAATGGCTGTTAGATAAACGCCTAAAAGCAGCAAAGCATTTGATCGAACAGAAACATCAAAAGCCATCGGCCATTTATTTAGATCTCGGCTTCGAAAGTCTGCCCCATTTTTCGCGCTCGTTCAAACAAAAATTCGGTAAAGCACCGTCGATGATTTGA